A stretch of Bradyrhizobium sp. CCBAU 53338 DNA encodes these proteins:
- a CDS encoding caspase family protein has translation MLRVVSLISVMLVCGVAIAAAEPQAGDDLATCRDRQAETQARITACQNLLDAGRVTGKDKSLALVIRGNALINKRDYDGAIETLNSAVEADPDNVGAINVRGVAREHKGEDDLAMADYNLAIQKRPNFGFAYNNRGTIQLRRGALQSALDDFNLSIRFTPKFLLGWTNRARVRTLMKDYDGAISDFAEAEKIDPTAQQIAGNRCITYGLMGKYDLAFADCNGLIGKQPKNVFAINNRADVSMMKGDLDAALKDYNASLQLNPNNVRAHSGRGQIYERRHDLAQARADYRSAAYSLTKFDELDVARARAIAQERLAALTPQTPGGAPGGRRVALVIGNGAYRNVHALPNPPRDAKLIAGVLKDVGFQSVISVSDLTRDKFFDALKTFADEAEKADWAVVYYAGHGFEIGGVNYLVPVDARLAVDRDAETQAVALEQVIAAVGAARKVRLVILDACRDNPFAPTMQHTLSLKLVDKGFSNIEPGAGFMVVYAAKHGETAIDGDNGADSPFSTALARELKVPKVEIRKLFDIVRDDVWSATRHVQQPFSYGSPPGREDFYFVAGK, from the coding sequence ATGCTGCGCGTCGTCTCGCTGATATCAGTCATGCTCGTCTGCGGCGTTGCGATCGCTGCGGCCGAACCGCAAGCCGGCGACGACCTCGCCACCTGCCGCGACCGCCAGGCCGAGACCCAGGCGCGGATCACGGCCTGCCAGAATCTGCTCGACGCGGGCCGCGTCACCGGCAAGGACAAGTCGCTGGCGCTCGTCATTCGCGGCAACGCGCTGATCAACAAGCGCGATTATGACGGCGCGATCGAGACGCTGAATTCCGCCGTCGAGGCCGATCCGGACAATGTCGGCGCCATCAACGTGCGCGGCGTCGCCCGCGAGCACAAGGGCGAGGACGACCTCGCCATGGCCGACTACAACCTTGCCATCCAGAAACGTCCCAATTTCGGCTTCGCCTACAACAATCGGGGGACCATTCAACTGCGCCGCGGCGCGCTGCAAAGCGCGCTCGACGATTTCAACCTGTCGATCAGGTTCACGCCGAAATTCCTGCTCGGATGGACCAATCGTGCCCGCGTGCGCACGCTGATGAAGGATTACGACGGCGCGATCTCCGACTTCGCGGAGGCCGAGAAGATCGATCCGACCGCGCAGCAGATCGCGGGCAACCGCTGCATCACTTACGGCCTGATGGGAAAATACGATCTGGCCTTCGCCGACTGCAACGGACTGATCGGGAAGCAGCCGAAGAACGTTTTCGCGATCAACAATCGCGCCGACGTCAGCATGATGAAGGGCGACCTCGACGCCGCGCTGAAGGACTACAACGCGTCGCTGCAGCTCAACCCGAACAATGTCCGCGCCCATTCCGGCCGCGGCCAGATCTACGAGCGCAGGCATGACCTCGCCCAGGCCCGCGCCGACTACCGCTCGGCGGCCTATTCGCTGACGAAGTTCGACGAGCTCGACGTCGCGCGCGCCCGTGCCATCGCGCAGGAGCGGCTCGCCGCGTTGACGCCGCAAACGCCGGGAGGGGCGCCCGGCGGGCGCCGCGTCGCGCTGGTGATCGGCAACGGCGCCTACAGGAACGTGCACGCGCTGCCCAATCCGCCGCGGGACGCGAAACTGATCGCGGGCGTGCTGAAGGACGTCGGCTTCCAGAGCGTGATCTCCGTCAGCGATCTGACCCGCGACAAGTTCTTCGACGCGCTGAAGACGTTTGCCGACGAGGCGGAGAAGGCCGACTGGGCAGTGGTCTACTATGCCGGCCACGGCTTCGAGATCGGCGGGGTGAACTACCTCGTGCCCGTCGACGCCAGGCTCGCCGTCGACCGCGATGCCGAAACGCAAGCCGTCGCACTGGAGCAGGTGATCGCGGCGGTGGGCGCTGCGCGAAAGGTGCGCCTCGTGATCCTGGATGCCTGCCGCGACAATCCGTTCGCGCCGACCATGCAGCACACGCTGTCGCTGAAGCTCGTCGACAAGGGCTTTTCCAACATCGAGCCCGGCGCCGGCTTCATGGTGGTCTACGCCGCCAAGCACGGCGAGACCGCGATCGACGGCGACAACGGCGCCGACAGCCCGTTCTCCACCGCACTCGCCCGCGAGCTCAAGGTGCCGAAGGTTGAGATCCGGAAACTGTTCGACATCGTGCGGGACGACGTCTGGTCCGCCACCAGGCACGTGCAGCAGCCGTTCAGCTACGGCTCGCCGCCGGGCCGCGAGGATTTTTATTTCGTGGCGGGGAAGTGA
- the msrA gene encoding peptide-methionine (S)-S-oxide reductase MsrA: protein MRRSVLSLLAATAALSLGFAAPTRAAEDAVVIPAPAMDAAPASGIQTAVVAGGCFWGVQGVFQHTAGVVNAVSGYAGGTKATADYQTVSTGRTGHAESVEIKFDPKKISYGKILQIYFSVAHDPTQLNRQGPDTGTQYRSAIFTTSDEQKKIAEAYIAQLDGAKVFSRPIVTKVGALDAFYPAEAYHQDYLTLHPTQPYIAYNDIPKVENLKKLFADNYIEKPTLVSAGKATN from the coding sequence ATGCGCCGCTCCGTCCTGTCCCTGCTCGCCGCCACCGCCGCCCTGTCGCTGGGCTTTGCCGCACCGACCCGGGCCGCGGAAGACGCCGTCGTGATCCCCGCACCCGCCATGGACGCGGCACCCGCAAGCGGCATCCAGACCGCCGTGGTCGCCGGCGGATGCTTCTGGGGTGTGCAGGGCGTGTTTCAGCACACCGCCGGTGTCGTCAACGCGGTCTCCGGCTATGCCGGCGGCACCAAGGCGACCGCCGACTACCAGACCGTCTCGACCGGCCGGACCGGCCACGCAGAATCCGTCGAGATCAAGTTCGACCCGAAGAAGATCTCCTACGGCAAGATCCTCCAGATCTACTTCTCGGTGGCGCACGACCCGACCCAGCTCAACCGCCAGGGCCCCGACACCGGCACGCAATATCGCTCGGCGATCTTCACCACCTCCGACGAGCAGAAGAAGATCGCGGAGGCCTATATCGCCCAGCTCGACGGCGCCAAGGTGTTCAGCAGGCCGATCGTGACCAAGGTCGGTGCGCTGGACGCGTTCTACCCGGCCGAGGCCTATCACCAGGACTATCTGACGCTGCACCCGACCCAGCCCTACATCGCCTATAACGACATCCCGAAGGTCGAGAACCTGAAAAAGCTGTTCGCGGATAACTACATCGAGAAGCCGACGCTGGTGAGTGCCGGCAAGGCCACCAACTGA
- a CDS encoding nitrate reductase cytochrome c-type subunit: MMKRFGIALLACAIAAGASSLTAQTVNSGLRGPTPLNDEGPAPPMLPNRNTSEKEVRNYPEQPPVIPHTIDGYQIDLNGNKCLSCHARARTAESQAPMVSITHFMDRDGQFLASISPRRFFCTECHVPQNSATPPVSNDFTDIDTLLTRASPGGRR; encoded by the coding sequence ATGATGAAACGATTTGGCATAGCCCTGCTTGCCTGCGCGATCGCCGCCGGCGCAAGCTCGCTGACCGCGCAGACGGTGAATTCGGGCCTGCGCGGCCCGACCCCGCTCAATGACGAGGGCCCGGCGCCGCCGATGCTGCCGAACCGCAACACGTCCGAGAAGGAGGTGCGCAACTATCCGGAGCAGCCGCCGGTGATTCCGCACACGATCGACGGCTACCAGATCGACCTCAACGGCAACAAATGCCTGTCCTGCCACGCGCGGGCGCGCACCGCGGAATCGCAGGCGCCGATGGTCTCGATAACACACTTCATGGACCGCGACGGCCAGTTCCTGGCCTCGATCTCGCCGCGGCGCTTCTTCTGCACCGAGTGCCACGTGCCGCAGAACAGCGCGACGCCGCCTGTCAGTAACGATTTTACCGACATCGACACGCTGTTGACGCGCGCAAGTCCTGGTGGCCGGCGATGA
- a CDS encoding LLM class flavin-dependent oxidoreductase, producing the protein MKFGIFYELQLPRPWVAGDELALYQNALSQMELADGLGYDHAWVVEHHFLEEYSHSPSPESFLAAASQRTKNIRLGHGILQLTTNHPARVAERVAVLDLLSNGRCEFGMGESASITELTPFGRDMETKKEVFEEAVQAIFPMFKDAGSEHHGKYFDIPLRNVVPKPVQKPHPPLWLACSQLPTIERAGRYGFGALGFQFVSADAAHAWVHAYYNAMTKRLHKLADYEINPNMALVSFFMCAKTDEEARARADGATFFQFALRFYGASQNRQRPAPYTVNMWDEYVKWKRDNPEAQEAALRGGLIGSPETIRKKLRRFQSSHIDQVILLNQAGKNSHEHICESLELFGREVMPEFQNDPAQAAWKQGVMGGEIKLEEIDTEAFTDRYGKLAINVAPVKVAAG; encoded by the coding sequence ATGAAGTTCGGCATCTTCTATGAGCTGCAGCTGCCGCGGCCCTGGGTGGCCGGCGACGAGCTCGCCCTTTACCAGAACGCGCTCTCGCAGATGGAACTCGCCGACGGTCTCGGCTACGACCACGCCTGGGTGGTCGAGCATCACTTCCTCGAGGAATATTCGCACTCGCCGTCGCCTGAATCGTTCCTCGCGGCCGCCAGCCAGCGCACAAAAAACATCCGCCTCGGCCACGGCATCCTCCAGCTCACGACCAATCATCCGGCGCGCGTCGCCGAGCGTGTCGCGGTGCTCGATCTGCTCTCGAACGGCCGCTGCGAATTCGGCATGGGCGAGAGCGCGTCCATCACCGAACTGACGCCGTTCGGCCGCGACATGGAAACCAAGAAGGAAGTCTTTGAAGAGGCCGTGCAGGCGATCTTCCCGATGTTCAAGGACGCGGGCAGCGAGCATCACGGCAAGTATTTCGACATCCCCTTGCGCAACGTCGTGCCGAAGCCCGTGCAGAAGCCGCATCCGCCGCTGTGGCTGGCCTGCTCGCAACTGCCGACCATCGAGCGCGCCGGCCGTTACGGCTTTGGCGCGCTCGGCTTCCAGTTCGTCAGCGCCGACGCCGCGCATGCCTGGGTGCATGCCTATTACAACGCGATGACAAAACGGCTGCACAAGCTCGCCGACTACGAGATCAACCCGAACATGGCGCTGGTGTCGTTCTTCATGTGCGCCAAGACCGATGAAGAAGCGCGTGCGCGCGCCGACGGCGCCACCTTCTTCCAGTTCGCGCTGCGCTTCTACGGCGCCTCGCAGAACCGCCAGCGGCCCGCGCCCTACACCGTCAACATGTGGGACGAGTACGTTAAATGGAAGCGCGACAATCCGGAAGCACAGGAGGCCGCGCTGCGCGGCGGCCTGATCGGCTCGCCGGAGACGATCCGGAAGAAACTGAGGCGCTTCCAGTCCTCGCATATCGACCAGGTCATCCTGCTGAATCAAGCGGGCAAGAACAGCCACGAGCACATCTGCGAATCGCTCGAGCTGTTCGGCCGCGAGGTGATGCCGGAGTTCCAGAACGATCCCGCGCAGGCGGCCTGGAAGCAGGGCGTCATGGGCGGCGAGATCAAGCTCGAAGAAATCGACACCGAGGCCTTTACGGATCGCTACGGCAAGCTCGCGATCAACGTCGCCCCAGTGAAGGTGGCGGCGGGGTAG
- a CDS encoding chaperone NapD: MAHATLNRRALITGRVLSTDRVITPPGCEIASILVQARPERLTEVEAEITALPGCEIHGRDIRGKLVVVTEAPDAGSLGTLLNTIQSLRDVYSAALVFHAIET, encoded by the coding sequence ATGGCTCACGCCACACTCAACCGCCGCGCATTGATCACCGGCCGGGTGCTCAGCACCGACAGGGTCATCACCCCTCCGGGCTGCGAGATCGCCAGCATCCTGGTGCAGGCCCGCCCCGAGCGCCTCACCGAGGTCGAGGCCGAGATCACGGCGCTTCCCGGCTGCGAGATCCACGGCCGCGATATCAGAGGCAAGCTCGTCGTCGTGACCGAAGCGCCTGACGCCGGCAGCCTCGGCACCTTGCTCAACACCATCCAGTCGCTGCGCGACGTCTATTCCGCAGCGCTCGTCTTTCACGCCATCGAAACCTGA
- a CDS encoding DUF3309 family protein, with amino-acid sequence MTLGTILIILVIIYLLGGWSGRIGGYGYGMGHSGMGIGGVVLVVLLVLLLLGKL; translated from the coding sequence ATGACACTTGGGACCATCCTGATCATCCTGGTGATCATCTATCTGCTGGGCGGCTGGTCGGGCCGGATCGGCGGCTATGGCTACGGCATGGGCCATTCCGGCATGGGGATCGGCGGCGTCGTTCTGGTCGTGCTGCTCGTGCTGCTGCTTCTCGGCAAGCTGTAG
- the msrB gene encoding peptide-methionine (R)-S-oxide reductase MsrB, with protein sequence MPDAKTKSTETRTTDDKVIKSEEQWRSELTPMQYAVLREKATERPFSGEYEHDHRAGTYVCAGCGNVLFESDAKFDSGCGWPSFTTPAVESHVDEERDMSHGMIRTEVLCSKCSGHLGHVFPDGPGPTGLRYCINSAALKLEPK encoded by the coding sequence ATGCCCGACGCCAAGACGAAATCCACAGAGACGAGAACCACGGACGACAAGGTCATCAAGAGCGAAGAGCAGTGGCGGAGCGAATTGACGCCGATGCAGTACGCGGTGCTGCGCGAGAAGGCGACCGAGCGTCCCTTCTCCGGCGAATACGAGCACGACCACCGTGCCGGCACCTATGTCTGCGCCGGCTGCGGCAACGTCCTGTTCGAATCCGACGCCAAGTTCGATTCCGGTTGCGGCTGGCCGAGCTTCACCACGCCCGCCGTCGAGAGCCATGTCGACGAAGAGCGGGACATGAGCCACGGCATGATCCGCACCGAGGTGCTCTGCTCCAAATGCAGCGGCCATCTCGGCCATGTCTTCCCCGACGGACCGGGGCCGACAGGCCTGCGCTACTGCATCAATTCGGCGGCGCTGAAGCTCGAGCCGAAATAA
- the napE gene encoding periplasmic nitrate reductase, NapE protein: protein MSAPDDTTSRARRKRMEIFAFLFLTAVVMPVLAVGTVGSYGLGVWIYQMFAGPPGPPSSPH, encoded by the coding sequence ATGTCGGCCCCTGACGACACGACCTCGCGTGCGCGCCGCAAGCGCATGGAGATATTTGCGTTCCTGTTCCTGACCGCGGTCGTGATGCCGGTCCTCGCGGTCGGAACGGTCGGCTCCTACGGGCTCGGCGTCTGGATCTACCAGATGTTCGCCGGGCCTCCCGGCCCGCCAAGCTCCCCGCATTGA
- a CDS encoding NapC/NirT family cytochrome c → MTTTADDPKAKRGLIARAWDFALELWGVLSRPSTVFALGTLVLAGFAAGVVFWGGFNTALELTNTEKFCTGCHEMRDNVFAELKSTIHFTNRSGVRATCPDCHVPHNWTDKIARKMQASKEVWGKIFGSIDTREKFLDHRLELAAHEWARFKANDSLECRNCHSADSMDITKQSPRAAVAHQRFLFTGEKTCIDCHKGIAHHLPDMRGVPGWQ, encoded by the coding sequence ATGACGACGACCGCAGACGATCCAAAAGCCAAGCGCGGCCTGATCGCGCGCGCCTGGGATTTCGCGCTCGAATTGTGGGGCGTGCTGTCACGGCCGAGCACGGTGTTCGCGCTCGGCACGCTCGTGCTCGCGGGCTTCGCGGCCGGCGTGGTCTTCTGGGGCGGCTTCAACACCGCGCTGGAATTGACCAACACCGAAAAGTTCTGCACCGGCTGTCACGAGATGAGGGACAACGTCTTCGCCGAGCTGAAGTCGACCATCCACTTCACCAACCGCTCCGGCGTGCGCGCGACCTGCCCGGATTGCCACGTGCCGCACAACTGGACCGACAAGATCGCACGCAAGATGCAGGCCTCCAAGGAGGTCTGGGGCAAGATCTTCGGCTCGATCGACACGCGCGAGAAGTTCCTGGACCACCGGCTCGAGCTCGCCGCGCATGAATGGGCGCGCTTCAAGGCCAATGATTCCCTGGAATGCCGCAACTGCCACAGCGCCGATTCCATGGACATCACCAAGCAGTCGCCGCGGGCCGCGGTGGCGCATCAGCGCTTCCTGTTCACCGGCGAGAAGACCTGCATCGACTGCCACAAGGGCATCGCCCACCATCTGCCCGACATGCGCGGCGTTCCCGGCTGGCAGTAG
- a CDS encoding ATP-dependent RecD-like DNA helicase, with the protein MATFTPHQDAALKAVGDWLKAKPGRNGTPPVFRLFGFAGTGKTTLARHIAEGVDGEVKFAAFTGKAALVMRNKGCDEASTIHSLIYRARESGEEQPSFELWDDAPASKAKLIVIDECSMVDAELGRDLMSFDCPLLVLGDPAQLPPIQGGGFFTNSEPDAMLTEVHRQAQDDPIVRMSMDVREGRELDIGRYGESEVVSRKELDPDRVMGADQVLVGRNNTRRAYNMRVRQRQNIEDVFPVAGDKLVCLRNNRKKGLFNGGLWRVKSRNASRSKSRILSMRLSPDEDLGHKITKVSVRADCFEGGVEQIAWEQRKPYDEFDYGYVLTVHKSQGSQWDDVVLFDESFAFQDSRARWLYTGITRAAKRLSIVV; encoded by the coding sequence ATGGCCACCTTCACCCCGCATCAGGATGCCGCGCTCAAGGCCGTCGGCGACTGGCTCAAGGCAAAACCCGGCCGCAACGGCACGCCGCCGGTGTTCCGCCTGTTCGGCTTCGCCGGCACCGGCAAGACCACGCTGGCGCGGCACATCGCAGAGGGTGTCGACGGCGAGGTGAAGTTTGCCGCCTTCACCGGCAAGGCGGCCCTCGTCATGCGCAACAAGGGTTGCGACGAGGCGTCCACGATCCACTCGCTGATCTACCGCGCGCGCGAATCCGGCGAGGAGCAGCCGAGTTTTGAACTCTGGGACGACGCCCCGGCGTCGAAAGCAAAACTGATCGTGATCGACGAATGCTCGATGGTCGATGCCGAACTCGGCCGCGACCTGATGTCGTTCGACTGTCCGCTGCTGGTGCTGGGCGATCCCGCACAGCTGCCGCCGATCCAGGGTGGCGGCTTCTTCACCAATTCGGAGCCGGACGCGATGCTGACCGAAGTGCATCGCCAGGCCCAGGACGACCCGATCGTGCGGATGTCGATGGACGTGCGCGAGGGCCGCGAACTCGACATCGGCCGCTACGGCGAGAGCGAGGTGGTGTCGCGGAAGGAACTCGATCCTGACCGCGTCATGGGCGCGGACCAGGTGCTGGTCGGGCGCAACAACACGCGACGCGCCTACAACATGCGCGTGCGGCAGCGCCAGAACATCGAGGACGTCTTTCCGGTCGCCGGCGACAAGCTGGTCTGCCTGCGCAACAACCGAAAGAAGGGCCTGTTCAACGGCGGCCTGTGGCGCGTCAAGTCGCGCAACGCCTCGCGCTCGAAATCGCGCATCCTCTCGATGCGGCTCTCGCCGGACGAGGATCTCGGTCACAAGATCACGAAAGTCTCCGTGCGCGCCGACTGCTTCGAGGGCGGCGTCGAGCAGATCGCCTGGGAGCAGCGCAAGCCCTATGACGAGTTCGACTACGGCTACGTGCTGACCGTGCACAAGTCGCAGGGCTCGCAATGGGACGACGTCGTGCTGTTCGACGAGAGTTTTGCGTTTCAGGACTCGCGAGCGCGGTGGCTGTATACGGGCATCACGCGGGCGGCGAAGCGGTTGAGTATCGTGGTGTGA
- a CDS encoding helix-turn-helix transcriptional regulator — MRPHAMASNPAAGDVTPAVLAIGRPDFPNILIDTLRRQAGVGHCMVFALTRAGSASCLLDVGNIPTGSDLGAAYAGQFHESDPNRDALFEGEGSGPIMLPSFTPRMYGARYRKIFFNDSDIVDKCATAIWTGGTCFYVNFYRITSQGRFADTERARLQTIAPAIGASVARHFQQAVTATADQNLATLFATRAPLSALTPREQDVCRRILLGFSSEAISQELGISLHSTLTYRKRAYERLGICSQNELFAIVLGLLAGARGLN; from the coding sequence ATGCGGCCCCACGCGATGGCCTCAAATCCGGCGGCTGGCGACGTCACGCCCGCGGTGCTTGCGATCGGCCGTCCCGACTTCCCGAACATCCTCATCGACACGTTGCGCCGGCAGGCCGGCGTCGGCCATTGCATGGTGTTCGCCCTGACGCGCGCGGGTAGTGCGAGCTGTCTGCTCGACGTCGGCAACATCCCGACCGGCAGCGATCTCGGCGCCGCCTATGCCGGCCAGTTCCACGAATCCGATCCCAACCGCGATGCGCTGTTCGAGGGCGAGGGCAGCGGGCCGATTATGCTGCCATCCTTCACGCCACGCATGTACGGCGCGCGCTATCGGAAAATCTTCTTCAACGATTCCGACATCGTCGACAAATGCGCCACCGCGATCTGGACTGGCGGCACCTGCTTCTACGTCAATTTCTACCGCATCACGTCCCAGGGACGCTTCGCTGATACCGAGCGCGCGCGGCTCCAGACCATCGCACCCGCGATTGGCGCCAGCGTCGCACGTCATTTCCAGCAGGCGGTCACCGCAACCGCCGACCAGAACCTCGCCACGCTGTTCGCGACCCGCGCGCCACTCTCTGCGTTGACGCCGCGCGAGCAGGACGTCTGCCGCCGCATCCTGCTCGGCTTCAGCTCCGAGGCGATCTCGCAAGAACTCGGCATCAGCCTGCATTCGACCCTGACCTACCGCAAGCGCGCCTATGAGCGGCTCGGCATCTGCTCCCAGAACGAGTTGTTTGCGATCGTGCTGGGGCTGCTGGCGGGGGCGCGCGGCCTGAACTGA
- the napA gene encoding nitrate reductase catalytic subunit NapA has translation MTSPKLDRRQMLKLEAAAIAAAAAGMPAPSLAANLVAERDSSELKWDKAACRFCGTGCSVMVATKDNRVVATHGDIKAEVNRGLNCVKGYFLSKIMYGHDRLTQPMLRKTDGKYDKNGEFTPVSWTEAFDIMELKWKEAFKKRGPNGVAMFGSGQWTIWEGYAASKLFKAGFRTNNIDPNARHCMASAVAGMMRTFGIDEPPGCYDDIEATDAFVLWGSNMAEMHPILWTRLTDRRLSAPHVRVAVLSTFEHRSFDLADIGMVFVPQTDLYILNAIANHIIKTNRVNKDFVNAHTIFRRGQTDIGYGLRPEHPLQKKATGAAKANDSTDMSFDDYAKFVSDYTLEKAAKMSGVPLNRLEALAELYADPKTKVVSFWTMGFNQHTRGVWCNNLVYNIHLLTGKISSPGNSPFSLTGQPSACGTAREVGTFSHRLPADMVVTNKEHRDKAEHIWQLPEGTIPDKNGAHAVLQSRMLKDGLINAYWVQVNNNLQAGPNANEETYPGFRNPDNFIVVSDAYPSVTALAADLILPTAMWVEKEGAYGNAERRTQFWHQLVQAPGESRSDLWQLMEFSKRFKIEEVWPEELIAKKPDVRGKTLFDVLYKNGQVDKFPVTDIEAGYLNDESKAFGFYVHKGLFEEYAQFGRGHGHDLAPFDTYHRERGLRWPVVNGQETRWRFREGSDPYVKQGADVQFYGYPDGKARIFALPYEPPAESPDNEYPFWLSTGRVLEHWHSGTMTRRVPELYKAFPEAVCFMHPDDASEAKLRRGDEVKVVSRRGFIRARVETRGRDRPPKGLVFVPWFDESKLINKVTLDATDPISLQTDFKKCAVRIERVTQS, from the coding sequence ATGACATCGCCAAAGCTCGACCGCCGCCAGATGCTCAAGCTCGAGGCCGCCGCCATCGCGGCGGCCGCAGCGGGCATGCCGGCGCCTTCGCTCGCCGCCAATCTCGTTGCCGAGCGCGACTCCTCCGAACTGAAATGGGACAAGGCCGCCTGCCGGTTCTGCGGCACCGGCTGCTCGGTGATGGTCGCGACCAAGGACAACCGCGTCGTCGCCACCCATGGCGACATCAAGGCCGAGGTCAATCGCGGCCTCAACTGCGTCAAGGGCTACTTCCTCTCCAAGATCATGTACGGCCACGATCGCCTGACGCAGCCGATGCTGCGCAAGACTGATGGCAAGTACGACAAGAACGGCGAGTTCACGCCCGTGTCCTGGACCGAAGCCTTCGACATCATGGAGCTGAAGTGGAAGGAGGCGTTCAAGAAGCGCGGGCCGAACGGCGTCGCCATGTTCGGCTCCGGCCAGTGGACGATCTGGGAAGGCTATGCGGCGTCGAAGCTGTTCAAGGCCGGCTTCCGCACCAACAACATCGATCCCAACGCACGCCACTGCATGGCCTCGGCCGTCGCCGGCATGATGCGCACCTTCGGCATCGACGAGCCGCCGGGCTGCTATGACGACATCGAGGCCACCGACGCCTTCGTGCTGTGGGGCTCGAACATGGCGGAGATGCATCCCATCCTGTGGACGCGCCTGACCGACCGCCGGCTGTCCGCCCCGCACGTCCGCGTCGCCGTGCTCTCGACCTTCGAGCACCGCTCCTTCGACCTTGCCGACATCGGCATGGTGTTCGTGCCGCAGACCGATCTCTACATCCTCAACGCCATCGCCAACCACATCATCAAGACCAACAGGGTCAACAAGGACTTCGTCAACGCGCACACCATCTTCCGGCGCGGACAGACCGACATCGGTTACGGCCTGCGGCCCGAGCACCCGCTGCAGAAGAAGGCGACGGGCGCCGCCAAGGCCAACGACTCCACCGACATGAGCTTCGACGACTACGCCAAGTTCGTGTCGGACTACACGCTCGAGAAAGCCGCCAAGATGTCCGGCGTGCCGCTCAATCGCCTGGAGGCCCTCGCCGAGCTCTACGCCGATCCCAAGACGAAAGTGGTCTCGTTCTGGACCATGGGCTTCAACCAGCACACCCGCGGCGTCTGGTGCAACAACCTCGTCTACAACATCCATCTCCTGACCGGAAAGATCTCCTCGCCCGGCAACAGCCCGTTCTCGCTCACCGGCCAACCCTCGGCCTGCGGCACTGCGCGCGAGGTCGGCACCTTCTCGCACCGCCTCCCCGCCGACATGGTCGTGACCAACAAGGAGCATCGCGACAAGGCCGAGCACATCTGGCAGCTGCCCGAGGGCACCATTCCCGACAAGAACGGCGCCCACGCCGTGCTGCAAAGCCGGATGCTGAAGGACGGCCTGATCAACGCCTATTGGGTGCAGGTCAACAACAACCTCCAGGCCGGTCCGAACGCCAACGAGGAGACCTATCCGGGCTTCCGCAATCCCGACAATTTCATCGTGGTCTCGGACGCCTACCCCAGCGTGACGGCGCTCGCCGCCGACCTGATCCTGCCGACCGCGATGTGGGTGGAAAAGGAAGGCGCCTACGGCAACGCCGAGCGGCGCACGCAGTTCTGGCACCAGCTCGTCCAAGCGCCCGGCGAGTCCAGGTCCGACCTCTGGCAGCTCATGGAATTCTCCAAGCGCTTCAAGATCGAGGAGGTCTGGCCCGAGGAGCTGATCGCCAAGAAGCCTGATGTGCGCGGCAAGACGCTGTTCGACGTGCTCTACAAGAACGGCCAGGTCGACAAATTCCCGGTGACCGACATCGAGGCGGGTTATCTCAACGACGAGTCCAAGGCGTTCGGCTTCTACGTCCACAAGGGCCTGTTCGAGGAATATGCCCAGTTCGGCCGCGGCCATGGCCACGACCTCGCGCCGTTCGACACCTATCACCGCGAACGCGGGCTGCGCTGGCCTGTCGTCAACGGCCAGGAGACGCGCTGGCGTTTCCGCGAGGGCAGCGACCCCTACGTCAAGCAGGGCGCGGACGTGCAGTTCTACGGCTACCCCGACGGCAAGGCGCGCATCTTCGCGCTGCCTTACGAGCCGCCGGCGGAATCGCCCGACAACGAATATCCGTTCTGGCTCTCGACCGGCCGCGTGCTCGAGCACTGGCATTCCGGCACCATGACGCGCCGCGTGCCCGAGCTCTACAAGGCGTTTCCCGAAGCCGTCTGCTTCATGCACCCCGATGACGCGTCGGAAGCCAAGCTGCGGCGCGGGGATGAAGTGAAGGTGGTGTCGCGCCGCGGCTTCATCCGCGCCCGCGTCGAGACGCGCGGCCGCGACCGGCCGCCGAAAGGTCTCGTCTTCGTGCCGTGGTTCGACGAATCCAAGCTGATCAACAAGGTGACGCTGGACGCCACCGATCCGATCTCGCTGCAAACCGACTTCAAGAAATGCGCCGTGCGCATCGAGCGGGTGACCCAGTCATGA